The following are encoded in a window of Rubellicoccus peritrichatus genomic DNA:
- a CDS encoding glycosyltransferase family 9 protein yields MGLSQRVFALLLKPLGKAQPLPKSPQAIFVLRNNDLGDVLVITPVFAALKKRFPKARIIAGVGDWAAPLLKGNPNIDAIVTMNAPWHNKANCRHSPNSPMGFLLSLKYILFSTEAKALRQEKADVGIDILGSPQGTLLMARADIPYRIGVRGYAGGDTGCQASVDFDSNQTVANQAFKQLTLLGATSPEETRPQIYLSQSEIDEAQTRWGERKRRLVIAPGSGIIEKSWPIKNFCNLAKLCSQASWDIAIIGGAKDKQLGAAINKAIDGKALDMTGSLTMRETCAMVQSTHSLIGNSSVAIHIAAAFSIPTLVVLGPLFESASQHQKQWGSPGQIHLGRDTDKPQIATPDEAYTALESLSSK; encoded by the coding sequence GTGGGACTTAGTCAAAGAGTATTCGCACTGCTGCTTAAGCCTCTTGGGAAAGCTCAACCACTGCCCAAATCGCCACAGGCAATTTTCGTCTTACGGAATAATGACCTTGGAGATGTCCTGGTTATCACACCAGTGTTTGCTGCACTCAAAAAACGTTTCCCGAAAGCCCGTATTATTGCAGGAGTTGGTGATTGGGCTGCGCCACTCCTGAAGGGCAACCCAAATATTGATGCGATTGTGACGATGAACGCACCATGGCATAACAAAGCGAATTGTCGCCATAGTCCGAATAGTCCCATGGGCTTTCTTTTGTCTCTTAAATACATTTTATTCTCTACTGAAGCGAAGGCATTGAGACAAGAGAAAGCCGATGTAGGGATAGACATTCTCGGTAGTCCACAGGGCACCCTCCTCATGGCACGAGCTGACATTCCCTACCGAATCGGTGTCCGTGGTTACGCCGGAGGCGATACTGGTTGTCAAGCGTCGGTAGATTTCGATTCTAACCAAACTGTCGCGAACCAGGCATTCAAGCAATTGACACTCTTAGGGGCAACCTCACCAGAAGAAACACGACCGCAAATATACTTGAGCCAAAGTGAGATTGACGAAGCTCAAACGCGTTGGGGCGAACGCAAACGTCGTCTTGTAATAGCACCTGGCTCGGGAATTATTGAAAAGAGTTGGCCTATAAAAAACTTCTGCAACTTGGCAAAATTGTGCAGCCAGGCAAGTTGGGATATTGCAATTATCGGTGGCGCCAAAGACAAACAACTCGGTGCGGCTATCAATAAAGCAATAGATGGCAAGGCACTAGACATGACAGGATCTCTGACTATGCGGGAAACTTGTGCCATGGTTCAAAGTACTCACTCACTAATCGGCAACAGCAGCGTCGCTATTCATATAGCAGCAGCATTTTCCATCCCTACCCTTGTCGTCCTCGGTCCGCTTTTTGAATCAGCAAGTCAGCATCAAAAACAATGGGGATCTCCTGGTCAAATCCACTTGGGTCGCGACACAGACAAACCACAGATTGCAACTCCGGATGAAGCCTATACTGCGCTCGAAAGTCTAAGCAGTAAATGA
- a CDS encoding glycosyltransferase — translation MKICFICGSIAPGRDGVGDYTTSLATVLTQNDRESCVISLTERTTGKDDFPFAHLRLTADLDWKEKSSLVKEFLATEKPDVISLQYVPYAFDPKGLPKGFNHWLKENIGPVDFHIMFHELWVAAEHGASFKSRILGTLQKRMISKMLSSLNPISVHTTNRVYKQLLKGIGIDANTLSLFSSIDPSKDNVDAFTMFEKAGIELSNVNRKGWLLAGVFGTIHPTWNIERAFELLASATQSSGKKAVFVLIGRNGTAAEAGISKAQEQYPTVTVARLGALSDAEFNAAVSNLDFAFSASPWALLGKSASASALLGQRCPLVFTDDRWRLSKGTTPLPELKTGLYLDEPELEEKIVQGLEKPALPPTVETIAEQMYRDIEKGHQEK, via the coding sequence ATGAAGATCTGTTTTATCTGCGGTTCCATTGCCCCAGGCCGCGACGGCGTCGGCGACTACACGACTTCGCTTGCTACTGTGCTCACTCAGAATGACCGAGAATCTTGCGTCATTTCACTGACCGAACGTACTACTGGAAAAGACGACTTCCCATTCGCCCATCTGCGCTTAACTGCAGACCTCGACTGGAAGGAGAAATCTTCTCTCGTAAAGGAATTTCTAGCTACCGAGAAACCGGACGTGATCAGCCTTCAATATGTCCCTTATGCATTTGATCCCAAGGGCTTGCCCAAAGGATTCAACCACTGGCTTAAAGAGAATATTGGACCAGTAGATTTTCATATCATGTTTCATGAGCTTTGGGTAGCGGCAGAACATGGAGCATCATTCAAGTCCCGCATACTTGGCACACTTCAAAAGCGAATGATCAGCAAGATGCTGAGTAGTCTAAACCCCATTAGCGTTCATACGACTAACCGCGTTTACAAACAGCTACTCAAAGGCATTGGAATAGACGCAAACACACTTTCTCTATTTAGTAGCATTGATCCATCGAAAGATAACGTCGATGCTTTCACAATGTTTGAGAAGGCTGGAATCGAGCTAAGCAACGTAAATAGAAAAGGCTGGTTGCTGGCCGGAGTCTTTGGAACTATTCATCCGACATGGAATATCGAGCGTGCTTTTGAATTGCTCGCAAGTGCAACGCAATCTTCAGGGAAGAAAGCTGTATTTGTTTTGATCGGGCGAAATGGAACAGCAGCTGAAGCAGGCATAAGCAAAGCCCAGGAACAATACCCAACCGTCACAGTCGCCCGACTTGGCGCGCTTTCCGACGCTGAATTCAATGCTGCAGTTAGTAATCTCGATTTCGCTTTCAGTGCATCGCCATGGGCTCTGCTGGGCAAATCCGCATCTGCCTCAGCTTTACTTGGGCAACGCTGTCCACTCGTTTTCACAGATGATCGCTGGCGCCTTTCAAAAGGCACAACGCCTCTTCCAGAACTCAAAACTGGCCTTTATCTTGATGAACCAGAACTGGAAGAAAAAATAGTACAAGGGCTTGAAAAGCCCGCACTTCCACCAACTGTCGAAACAATTGCAGAGCAAATGTATCGGGACATAGAAAAAGGGCACCAAGAAAAGTGA
- a CDS encoding glycosyltransferase family 4 protein, whose product MITLSHPTGNANVRQALQALHEDNLLAEFRTTLGFSKTQLDNMPDFLANKLRRRAYNLPPELIQARPLRESLRLMTSGKVFSIDQVYYDLDQVLAESICDDQATHDLRGVYCYEDGAEKTFIEAKKKGLLCFYEQPIGYWRAAQKIYKEEAELQPEWAATLDGLNDSEEKLARKDSELAKADMIFAATSFTRKTLDHFPETLAPIQVIPYGADPSPNPPNHDTESNKLKVLFVGGLSQRKGLSYLFEAVDMVQTAVELTIIGRKGNDSCPLLDSALNKHTWHETLPHHKVIQVMRQNDVLVFPSIFEGFGLVITEAIAQGIPVITTDHTAGPEVIEDGKSGFMVPIRDAKSIAEKLELLHRDRDRLAEMKEAAWKRSKVLFWGSYRATLCKNIRELMHA is encoded by the coding sequence GTGATCACCCTATCCCATCCAACGGGCAACGCCAATGTCCGCCAGGCTTTGCAAGCACTCCATGAAGATAATCTTCTGGCTGAGTTCAGGACAACACTTGGTTTCTCGAAAACTCAGCTAGATAACATGCCCGACTTTCTGGCGAATAAATTGCGTCGCCGTGCTTACAATTTGCCACCTGAGCTAATACAAGCGCGGCCACTTCGTGAATCACTTCGCCTTATGACTTCAGGCAAGGTTTTCTCGATTGATCAGGTGTATTACGATCTTGACCAAGTCCTTGCCGAATCCATTTGCGATGATCAAGCAACACATGACCTTCGTGGCGTCTACTGTTATGAAGACGGTGCTGAGAAAACATTTATCGAGGCAAAAAAGAAAGGCCTACTTTGTTTCTACGAGCAGCCAATTGGTTATTGGCGTGCAGCTCAAAAAATCTACAAGGAGGAAGCTGAGCTTCAACCTGAATGGGCGGCTACTTTAGATGGCTTGAATGATTCCGAAGAAAAACTTGCACGCAAAGATAGCGAACTTGCTAAAGCTGACATGATATTTGCGGCGACTTCATTTACCCGCAAAACCCTGGACCATTTTCCCGAAACATTAGCACCAATTCAAGTCATCCCCTATGGAGCTGATCCCAGCCCCAATCCTCCGAATCATGACACGGAATCCAATAAGTTGAAAGTGCTGTTTGTTGGAGGCTTGAGCCAACGCAAAGGATTATCTTACTTGTTCGAAGCTGTTGATATGGTCCAAACAGCAGTTGAACTTACGATCATTGGACGCAAGGGAAATGACTCATGCCCATTGCTTGATAGCGCCTTGAACAAACACACATGGCATGAAACACTGCCACACCATAAAGTCATTCAAGTCATGCGACAGAATGATGTTCTGGTTTTCCCATCAATTTTTGAAGGCTTCGGACTCGTCATCACTGAGGCTATTGCACAGGGAATCCCGGTCATAACCACCGACCATACGGCAGGCCCGGAAGTCATCGAAGATGGCAAAAGCGGTTTCATGGTTCCGATACGTGATGCCAAATCCATCGCAGAAAAGCTGGAGCTGCTACATCGGGACCGTGACCGACTCGCTGAGATGAAAGAAGCTGCTTGGAAGCGTAGCAAAGTATTATTCTGGGGAAGCTATCGTGCAACTCTCTGTAAAAACATTCGGGAGTTGATGCATGCCTAA